Sequence from the Chlamydiales bacterium genome:
TGCTGCAGAATTTACAAAACAGAATATGGAAACAAAGGACATATTTGAGTCTAATATGAAATTAATAAAGAACTCAGACATATTCCTTGCATACTTCGTAGATGATGGACACTATGGAATTGACTTTGCAGTGGAAGTTGGGCAAGTATCTGGAATGGGAAGGCCTGTATTTGGATTTGCAGATTTGCATGAAAATAAGATGGATGAATTTCAGAA
This genomic interval carries:
- a CDS encoding nucleoside 2-deoxyribosyltransferase, whose protein sequence is MKKIFICAPNRHKEKTRKLADKLEKVGFSVKYAAEFTKQNMETKDIFESNMKLIKNSDIFLAYFVDDGHYGIDFAVEVGQVSGMGRPVFGFADLHENKMDEFQKKLDKDVMFIYSIDTLVWDFNVLLEHLKTH